A segment of the Pseudomonas serboccidentalis genome:
CAGCTGTTCGGGATGCGAGCGTTTGCTGCCATGGGCGCCCATGTAATCCATTTCGCCGTGGTAGCCGGCGGCGAGCCAGCGCTCCAGGTGCTGCTCATGCTCGGCCAGGTCCAGACCGCTGATGCCGACTTGCTGGAAGCCCAGCTCGCGGCCCCAATCCTTGATCGATTGGGCGAGGGTGGGCAGATCTGTGGTGATGGCGGACATGAGGCGAGAGAAACCGGAGCTGAGGTGCGTATAATTCTGCCAGACATCGGAGCCCGAAGACGCATGCCGCACACGAAAGATGAATTACCCGACGCGCTGTACGCTGCCGCCCAGGTGCGAGCACTCGACGCACGGCTGATCGCCGCCGGCACGCCGGGCTTCGAATTGATGCAGCGCGCCGCATATGCGTGCTGGCGCGCGTTGGTGCGGCGCTGGCCCTCAGCGACTGAGCTGACCGTGCTGGCCGGGCGTGGCAACAACGCTGGGGACGGTTATCTGGTGGCGGTGCTGGCACAGCGTGCCGGTTGGGCGGTGCGGGTGCTGGCGGTCGGTGAGCCGCAGCGTTTGCAGGGCGACGCGGCGCTGGCGCATGCCGAGGCACTCGCCGAAGGTGTTGCGGTGCAGGGCTGGAGCGCTCAGGCCGAGTTGCGCGGCGTGGTCCTCGATGCGTTGCTCGGCACCGGTTTGAGTGGCGACGTACGTGAACCCTATGCCTCAGCCATTGCCGCGATCAACGCCAGTGGCCTGCCGGTAGTGGCAGTCGATATTCCTTCCGGATTGTGCGCCGACACCGGGCGAGCGTTGGGGCTCGCGGTGCGCGCTGACCTGACGGTGACGTTCATTGGTCTGAAGCTGGGGCTGTTCACCGGAGATGCGGCAGATTGTGTCGGCGAACGGGTGTTCAACGATCTGCAAGCTACGCCTGAAACTTACAGTGACATTCCGCTCGTCGCTCGCCGGCTCAACGCGGCTAATCTGCCGCGTCTGCCTGCGCGTGCGCCGACCTCCCACAAAGGCCGCTTCGGCCATGTGCTGTTGAT
Coding sequences within it:
- a CDS encoding NAD(P)H-hydrate dehydratase; amino-acid sequence: MPHTKDELPDALYAAAQVRALDARLIAAGTPGFELMQRAAYACWRALVRRWPSATELTVLAGRGNNAGDGYLVAVLAQRAGWAVRVLAVGEPQRLQGDAALAHAEALAEGVAVQGWSAQAELRGVVLDALLGTGLSGDVREPYASAIAAINASGLPVVAVDIPSGLCADTGRALGLAVRADLTVTFIGLKLGLFTGDAADCVGERVFNDLQATPETYSDIPLVARRLNAANLPRLPARAPTSHKGRFGHVLLIGGDHGFGGAILLSTETALRSGAGMVSLATRPEHIPAALARVPEAMALGASSANQLMSLLEKVSVLVVGPGLGQASWGRALLSAAANAALPQVWDADALNLLASGVVSLPKDCVITPHPGEAARLLGISTAEVQADRPAAAHALSKKYSAVVVLKGAGSLIAHPDGRLALCHQGHPAMATAGLGDVLAGLTGALLAQGMDGFEAACLAVWLHANAGAQQGKFGRGLAASDLIPVIRQLLEEHAPCLK